One genomic region from Arthrobacter sp. YN encodes:
- a CDS encoding Gfo/Idh/MocA family protein, with product MSKKVRLGIIGLGQQGGAYARFIADGLVPNMEIAAICDIDPAKKELAASQYPDVPFFEDYIAMLESGSVDAIVTCVPHFLHPEMGIETLKRNIHALVEKPAGVYTKQVKELNEFAASKPELSFGIMFNQRNNPLYKKLKEIVDNGEIGSIRRTNWIITNWWRPQGYYNSSEWRATWGGEGGGVLVNQAPHQLDLWQWICGVPKSVYSKVAFGFRRDIAVEDEVTAVVDYGNGATGVFVTATHDIVGTDRFEILGDQGKIVVEGSKVATVTRLVKPERDISDSMGMDDVRKLFMGQLNRDELYTSEVIEFESVWGGQHAGVLENFAANILDGTPLLAPGSDGINGVRLANAIHLSAWTGKEVSLDFDEDEFLHELNKRIAEEGKFPERS from the coding sequence ATGAGCAAGAAAGTACGCCTCGGCATCATCGGCCTGGGCCAGCAGGGCGGCGCTTACGCCAGGTTCATCGCCGACGGCCTCGTGCCGAACATGGAGATCGCCGCCATCTGCGACATCGATCCCGCCAAGAAGGAGCTTGCCGCGTCCCAGTACCCGGATGTCCCGTTCTTCGAGGATTACATCGCGATGCTGGAGAGCGGTTCCGTGGACGCGATCGTCACCTGCGTGCCGCATTTCCTGCACCCGGAGATGGGCATCGAGACACTCAAGCGCAATATCCACGCGTTGGTGGAGAAGCCCGCCGGCGTCTACACCAAGCAGGTCAAGGAGCTTAACGAGTTCGCGGCCTCCAAGCCGGAGCTCTCCTTCGGCATCATGTTCAACCAGCGCAACAACCCGCTGTATAAGAAGCTCAAGGAAATCGTCGATAACGGCGAGATTGGCAGCATCCGGCGTACCAACTGGATCATCACCAACTGGTGGCGTCCCCAGGGCTACTACAACTCCAGCGAATGGCGCGCCACCTGGGGCGGCGAAGGCGGCGGCGTCCTGGTCAACCAGGCACCGCACCAGCTGGACCTCTGGCAGTGGATCTGCGGCGTCCCCAAGTCCGTGTACTCGAAGGTGGCGTTCGGCTTCCGCCGCGATATCGCCGTCGAGGATGAGGTCACCGCGGTAGTGGATTACGGCAACGGCGCCACTGGCGTTTTCGTGACGGCCACCCACGACATCGTGGGAACGGACCGGTTCGAAATCCTGGGCGACCAGGGCAAGATCGTGGTGGAGGGCAGCAAGGTTGCCACCGTCACCCGCTTGGTCAAACCGGAACGGGACATCAGCGATTCGATGGGCATGGACGATGTCCGCAAGCTCTTCATGGGCCAGCTGAACCGCGACGAGCTATACACCAGCGAGGTCATCGAATTCGAGTCCGTGTGGGGCGGCCAGCACGCAGGTGTCCTGGAGAACTTCGCTGCCAACATCCTGGACGGTACGCCTCTGCTGGCCCCGGGGTCCGATGGCATCAACGGTGTCCGCCTGGCCAACGCCATCCACCTCTCAGCCTGGACCGGCAAGGAAGTATCGCTGGACTTTGATGAGGACGAATTCCTGCACGAGTTGAACAAGCGCATCGCGGAAGAGGGCAAGTTCCCCGAGCGTTCCTGA
- a CDS encoding sugar phosphate isomerase/epimerase family protein: MATIGVQAMMLKDSFADVGAFETLRKVSAIGYNAVEISQIPMTPENVGELDRSRTELGMDIAALSVNIEGRKGMPVESLADNFDKIVDDAKRLDSSLLRIGMLPFGAMRSLDSVVEFAKQANGYAERLQEHGISLYYHNHHIEFAKFDGKYMLDIIAGNSPAMGMEIDVHWVQRGGLDPVRTVEKYAGKTAMVHLKDYRIGQLPESSFGLLEKGDFPGFMAEFRNVVQFAEVGEGNLDFPSIVPAAVAAGARYLLVEQDELYGRTVWDALQTSYDNLVAMGHADLFQNSTSFSS, translated from the coding sequence GTGGCCACAATAGGCGTCCAAGCCATGATGCTGAAGGACAGTTTTGCCGACGTCGGAGCGTTCGAAACGCTCCGCAAGGTCAGCGCGATCGGCTATAACGCCGTCGAAATTTCCCAAATCCCCATGACTCCGGAGAACGTGGGTGAACTGGACCGCTCCCGCACGGAGCTCGGCATGGACATTGCAGCGCTTTCGGTCAATATCGAAGGCCGCAAGGGCATGCCCGTGGAATCACTGGCGGACAACTTCGACAAGATTGTGGACGACGCCAAGCGCTTGGACTCTTCCTTGCTGCGCATCGGGATGCTTCCGTTCGGGGCCATGAGGTCCTTGGACTCGGTGGTTGAATTCGCCAAGCAGGCCAACGGCTACGCTGAACGCCTCCAGGAGCACGGCATCAGCCTGTACTACCACAACCATCACATTGAGTTCGCGAAATTTGACGGCAAGTACATGCTGGACATCATCGCTGGGAACTCACCGGCCATGGGCATGGAAATCGACGTCCACTGGGTCCAGCGCGGTGGCTTGGACCCTGTCCGCACCGTCGAAAAATACGCGGGCAAGACTGCCATGGTGCACCTCAAGGACTACAGGATCGGTCAACTGCCGGAATCGTCCTTCGGGCTCCTGGAGAAGGGCGATTTTCCCGGCTTCATGGCCGAGTTCCGCAACGTGGTGCAGTTCGCCGAAGTGGGAGAGGGCAACCTGGACTTCCCGTCCATCGTTCCTGCCGCCGTGGCCGCGGGTGCCAGGTACCTCTTGGTGGAGCAGGACGAGCTCTATGGGCGGACCGTATGGGATGCGCTCCAGACCTCATACGACAACCTGGTGGCCATGGGCCACGCCGACCTTTTCCAGAATTCAACAAGTTTCAGTTCTTAG
- a CDS encoding ATP-binding cassette domain-containing protein has translation MSATDKSPLLSVENLVVEYPSKRFRAKPFRALTDINITIGQGETLGLVGESGSGKTTLGRAVLGLAPVTSGKVIFEGNDISHASRKERRTLSRDLQVVFQDPYTSLNPALEIGDILAEPLGVQGMAPAAAKKRVKELLDQVGLPTDAIHRLPREFSGGQRQRVAIARALALSPKLIVCDEPVSALDLSTQARVLDLFLQIQKDTGVSYLFVSHDLDVVRHISHRVAVMYHGEIVEQGPAEVVTRDPEHPYTQRLLLASPVPDPDRQEQRRADRHRLLANQHSQIEQQGAVA, from the coding sequence ATGAGTGCCACAGATAAGTCACCGCTCCTGTCGGTAGAAAACCTGGTGGTGGAGTACCCCAGCAAGCGGTTCCGGGCCAAGCCTTTCCGGGCGTTGACGGACATCAACATCACCATCGGCCAGGGCGAAACCCTTGGCTTGGTGGGGGAGTCCGGCTCAGGCAAGACCACCCTTGGCCGTGCCGTCCTGGGCCTGGCACCGGTTACCTCTGGAAAGGTGATCTTCGAAGGCAACGACATCAGCCACGCGTCCCGCAAGGAACGCCGCACGCTGAGCCGCGACCTCCAAGTGGTGTTCCAGGACCCCTACACCTCGCTGAATCCGGCGCTGGAAATCGGCGACATCCTGGCCGAACCACTGGGGGTGCAAGGCATGGCACCTGCTGCAGCCAAGAAACGTGTCAAGGAATTGCTGGACCAAGTAGGCCTGCCAACCGACGCCATTCACCGCCTTCCCCGCGAGTTCAGCGGCGGCCAGCGGCAGCGCGTTGCGATCGCCCGGGCTCTTGCCCTGTCCCCGAAGTTGATTGTCTGCGACGAACCCGTCAGCGCATTGGACCTGTCCACCCAAGCCCGCGTGCTGGATCTCTTCCTGCAGATCCAAAAGGACACCGGCGTTTCGTACCTGTTCGTTTCCCACGACCTCGACGTCGTCCGGCATATCAGCCACCGCGTCGCCGTCATGTACCACGGCGAAATCGTGGAGCAAGGCCCCGCCGAGGTGGTCACCCGCGATCCCGAACACCCCTACACGCAGCGGCTTTTGCTCGCCTCGCCCGTGCCCGATCCGGACCGGCAGGAACAACGCCGGGCAGACCGGCACCGCTTGCTCGCCAACCAACACAGCCAAATCGAACAGCAAGGTGCGGTGGCCTGA
- the manD gene encoding D-mannonate dehydratase ManD → MKIIAAEVFVTSPSRNFVTLRITTEDGVTGIGDATLNGRELAVAAYLKEHVAQLLIGKDPHRIEDTWQFLYRSSYWRRGPVTMAAIAAVDMALWDIKGKVAGLPVYQLLGGASRNGLRAYGHASGADIPSLFDSVREHLELGYKSIRIQTAVPGIKAVYGVAAQAQASGERYDYEPAGRGNFPLEEDWDTRAYLRHLPTVFEAVRNEFGPEIPLLHDGHHRMTPIQAAKLGKALEPYDLFWLEDCTPAENQEGLRLVRQHTTTPLAIGEIFNTVYDFQTLIKEQLIDYVRAASTHFGGISPLKKVMDFAAQYQIKSGFHGPTDISPVGFAAQLHVGLAIHNYGIQEYMQHSDKTNEVFQQSMTFKDGYLHPGDNPGIGVEFNEEAAAAFPYQQAYLPYNRLVDGTVHDW, encoded by the coding sequence GTGAAAATCATTGCCGCTGAAGTCTTTGTGACCAGCCCGTCCCGCAACTTCGTCACCTTGCGCATCACCACGGAGGACGGTGTGACGGGCATCGGAGACGCCACCCTCAACGGCCGGGAACTCGCGGTAGCTGCGTACCTCAAGGAACACGTTGCGCAGCTCCTGATCGGCAAGGATCCGCACAGGATCGAGGACACGTGGCAGTTCCTGTACCGCAGCTCGTACTGGCGCCGCGGGCCCGTCACCATGGCGGCCATTGCCGCCGTCGACATGGCACTGTGGGACATCAAGGGCAAGGTTGCCGGCCTGCCGGTGTATCAGCTGCTGGGCGGCGCTTCCCGTAACGGGCTGCGCGCCTACGGCCACGCATCCGGCGCTGACATTCCGTCGCTGTTCGACTCTGTTCGCGAACACCTGGAGCTGGGCTACAAGTCCATCCGCATCCAGACCGCGGTCCCTGGCATCAAAGCCGTCTACGGTGTTGCCGCGCAAGCCCAGGCCTCGGGCGAACGGTACGACTACGAGCCCGCCGGCCGTGGCAACTTCCCGTTGGAAGAAGACTGGGACACCCGCGCCTACTTGCGCCACCTGCCCACCGTTTTTGAGGCAGTGCGCAACGAGTTCGGCCCGGAAATCCCGTTGCTGCATGATGGCCACCACCGCATGACGCCCATCCAGGCGGCCAAGCTTGGCAAGGCCCTGGAACCGTACGACCTCTTCTGGTTGGAGGACTGCACCCCGGCCGAGAACCAGGAAGGGCTGCGCCTGGTCCGCCAGCACACCACCACCCCGCTGGCCATCGGCGAAATCTTCAACACCGTGTATGACTTCCAGACCCTCATCAAGGAACAGCTGATCGATTACGTCCGCGCAGCCTCCACCCACTTCGGCGGCATCTCCCCGTTGAAGAAGGTCATGGACTTCGCCGCGCAGTACCAGATCAAGTCCGGCTTCCACGGCCCCACGGACATCTCCCCGGTGGGCTTCGCCGCCCAGTTGCACGTCGGCCTGGCCATCCACAACTACGGGATCCAGGAATACATGCAGCACTCTGACAAGACCAACGAGGTCTTCCAGCAGTCCATGACCTTCAAGGACGGCTACCTGCACCCCGGCGACAACCCCGGCATCGGCGTCGAGTTCAACGAGGAAGCCGCCGCCGCGTTCCCGTACCAGCAGGCCTACTTGCCGTACAACCGCCTCGTGGACGGCACTGTCCATGACTGGTAA
- a CDS encoding dipeptide/oligopeptide/nickel ABC transporter permease/ATP-binding protein, translating into MSDSVDSAAVSADSMGLAAKPEAGQSGTVVRSTVLRRLLKNPMGIASLVILLTIAALAILAPVIAPFEENFANISKTLAAPDSVNILGTDSAGRDTWSRLLFGAQLTLLSALLCAGVAIAIGLPAGLIAGYYAGKFEAVSNWVVSILMSLPGLIVLLTIRAAFGPSVWISMIAFGVLISPAYFRLTRTAVQSVRNELYVDAARVSGLSDLSIIARHIFSVVRAPIIIQTAAIAGVAIAIQSGLEFLGLGDPTKATWGVMLSEGFKNVYLTPTLLLWPALAMALTIGGLVLLGNAIRDALEDGEKIKHRKKRAIASAERTTTDPAKARQSRKSVAAVDVGTEHHLVKVTNLGVGYPQADGTVKKVVDDVSFHVDRGEILGIVGESGSGKSQTAFSILGLLPDNARIVGGSIQFDGNYTVAPGEDLVNQERLSKLRGKRISYIPQEPMSNLDPAFTIGYQLVTPMVRVLGISKAEARQRALKLLTDVGIANPERTFNAYPHEVSGGMAQRVLIAGAISCEPDLVIADEPTTALDVTVQADVLDLLRELQQRLNIGVILVTHNFGVVADLCDRVAVMQNGRLVEEGTVREILRNPKEPYTQTLLGSMLEGKTPMTMLVSKPGSAAQKEPVA; encoded by the coding sequence ATGAGCGATTCCGTAGATTCAGCAGCAGTATCGGCAGACTCCATGGGCCTCGCAGCGAAGCCCGAGGCCGGCCAGAGCGGCACGGTGGTCCGTTCCACCGTCCTGCGCCGACTCCTGAAGAACCCCATGGGCATCGCCTCGCTGGTGATCCTGCTGACCATCGCTGCGCTGGCCATCCTCGCCCCGGTGATCGCGCCTTTCGAAGAGAACTTCGCCAACATTTCCAAGACCTTGGCCGCCCCGGACTCAGTCAACATCCTGGGCACTGACAGCGCAGGACGCGATACCTGGAGCCGCCTGCTCTTCGGCGCCCAGCTGACCTTGTTGTCCGCGTTGCTGTGTGCCGGCGTGGCCATTGCCATCGGACTCCCGGCAGGCCTGATCGCCGGCTACTATGCGGGCAAATTCGAAGCCGTCTCCAACTGGGTAGTCAGCATCCTCATGAGCCTGCCCGGCCTGATCGTCCTCCTCACCATCCGCGCAGCTTTCGGCCCGTCGGTATGGATCTCCATGATCGCGTTTGGTGTCCTGATCAGCCCGGCGTACTTCCGGCTGACCCGCACCGCCGTGCAGTCGGTCCGGAACGAACTCTACGTTGACGCCGCCCGGGTCTCCGGCTTGTCTGACCTGAGCATCATCGCCCGCCACATCTTCTCCGTGGTCCGCGCACCGATCATCATCCAGACCGCGGCCATCGCAGGTGTTGCCATCGCCATCCAGTCCGGACTCGAATTCCTGGGCCTGGGCGATCCCACTAAGGCAACGTGGGGGGTCATGCTCTCCGAAGGCTTCAAGAACGTCTACCTCACGCCCACCCTGCTGCTCTGGCCGGCACTGGCCATGGCACTCACCATCGGCGGACTGGTCCTCCTGGGCAACGCCATCCGCGACGCCCTGGAAGACGGCGAAAAAATCAAGCACCGCAAGAAGCGTGCCATTGCTTCAGCGGAACGCACGACGACGGACCCCGCCAAGGCGCGACAGTCACGGAAGTCTGTGGCCGCCGTCGACGTCGGAACCGAGCACCACCTGGTCAAGGTGACCAACCTCGGCGTCGGCTATCCGCAGGCTGACGGTACCGTCAAAAAGGTCGTGGACGACGTCTCTTTCCACGTGGACCGCGGCGAAATCCTGGGCATCGTTGGCGAATCGGGTTCGGGCAAGTCCCAGACCGCGTTCTCCATCCTTGGCCTGCTGCCGGATAACGCACGGATTGTTGGCGGTTCCATCCAGTTCGATGGCAACTACACGGTTGCCCCTGGCGAGGACCTCGTCAACCAGGAACGGCTGTCCAAGCTGCGCGGCAAGCGGATCTCTTACATTCCGCAGGAACCCATGAGCAACCTGGACCCGGCCTTCACCATTGGCTACCAACTGGTCACACCCATGGTCCGTGTCCTGGGAATCTCCAAAGCAGAAGCCCGCCAGCGTGCACTCAAGCTGCTCACCGACGTCGGCATTGCCAACCCGGAGCGAACCTTCAACGCTTACCCGCACGAGGTTTCCGGTGGCATGGCCCAGCGCGTACTCATCGCCGGCGCCATCAGCTGTGAACCGGACCTGGTGATCGCTGACGAACCCACCACGGCGCTGGATGTCACCGTCCAAGCGGACGTGCTGGACCTGCTGCGCGAGCTGCAGCAGCGCCTGAACATCGGCGTGATCCTGGTGACCCACAACTTCGGAGTTGTTGCCGATCTGTGCGACCGCGTGGCCGTGATGCAGAACGGGCGGCTGGTGGAAGAAGGCACCGTCCGCGAGATCCTCCGGAACCCGAAAGAGCCGTACACGCAGACCCTGCTCGGGTCCATGCTCGAAGGAAAGACCCCCATGACCATGCTGGTATCGAAGCCTGGATCAGCAGCGCAGAAGGAGCCTGTCGCATGA
- a CDS encoding LacI family DNA-binding transcriptional regulator, whose protein sequence is MTDVTSTGTATTPTKRGRGDKSSATIYDIAKLAGVNPSTVSRALSKPGRVSAKTQKIIEDAAAELNYQVNPFARALPTGRTQTIGLIVADITNPTFFDIIRGAETTGSARDYTLVLAESAESPETEVTAARRLLSTVDGLILASPRMDDDHIRALAADKPVAVINREIQGVPCVVPDVNKGISEAVRSLAANGHEKLAYVAGPQQSWMTARRWEGVKAAAEWSKLSAVRLESSKPTVDGGRQVARDVLESGATAVITYNDLLAIGLMQELQAGGMRVPDQISIVGFDDIFGADFTTPALTTVRSPLGECGTRAVTILLDMLQGQEAPGEAVRVETELVVRGSSGRLLV, encoded by the coding sequence GTGACTGACGTGACGAGCACTGGAACAGCAACCACCCCCACCAAACGAGGCCGGGGGGATAAGTCGTCTGCCACGATTTACGACATCGCGAAGCTGGCGGGCGTGAATCCCTCCACTGTGTCCCGCGCGCTGAGCAAGCCCGGCCGCGTTAGCGCCAAGACGCAGAAGATCATTGAGGATGCGGCTGCGGAGCTGAACTATCAGGTCAACCCCTTCGCGCGGGCCTTGCCCACCGGCCGCACCCAGACCATCGGCTTGATCGTTGCGGACATCACCAACCCCACGTTCTTCGACATCATCCGCGGCGCCGAAACCACCGGCTCAGCCCGCGATTACACTCTGGTTTTGGCGGAATCCGCGGAGTCGCCGGAGACGGAAGTCACCGCCGCCCGGCGCCTGCTGAGCACCGTGGACGGACTCATCCTGGCCAGCCCCCGCATGGACGATGACCACATCCGCGCCCTGGCCGCTGACAAACCCGTGGCCGTCATCAACCGCGAGATCCAAGGCGTGCCGTGCGTTGTTCCCGACGTCAACAAGGGCATCAGCGAAGCCGTGCGCAGCCTGGCCGCCAATGGCCACGAAAAGCTCGCTTACGTCGCCGGCCCCCAGCAGTCCTGGATGACGGCCCGCCGTTGGGAAGGCGTCAAAGCCGCCGCCGAATGGTCCAAGCTCAGCGCGGTGCGCCTCGAGTCGTCCAAACCAACGGTCGACGGCGGCCGGCAGGTTGCGCGCGACGTCCTGGAGAGCGGGGCGACGGCGGTGATCACCTACAACGACCTCCTGGCCATTGGCTTGATGCAGGAACTGCAGGCCGGCGGCATGCGCGTCCCGGACCAGATCAGCATTGTTGGCTTTGACGACATCTTCGGCGCCGATTTCACTACTCCCGCATTGACCACAGTGCGCTCGCCGTTGGGGGAGTGCGGCACCCGTGCCGTGACCATCCTGCTGGACATGCTCCAAGGCCAGGAGGCCCCGGGCGAAGCTGTCCGGGTGGAGACGGAACTCGTGGTGCGCGGCTCCAGTGGGCGGCTGTTGGTTTAG
- the uxaC gene encoding glucuronate isomerase, whose product MSQSIAAHPDRLLPADPGTRGIARSLLERVQDLPIISPHGHVDAAVIEQNTPFPDPAALLVSPDHYVTRLIHANGVPMDQLLVGAASAPESREIWRQFVEAWPLFEGTASGYWLRTQFNDVFKLGADLSELSADASYDAIAAKLMEPDFRPRQLFKDFNIEVLATTDDPLDTLASHKALTEDPSFNGRVVPTFRPDAYLNVAHPSWSANVDRLIQTAADGATGYAGYIAALENRRRYFVEHGAVSADHGVRTPATLKLDPREAEALFEKARAGSATAEDRDAFEAHMMYQMARMSVEDGLVMTIHPGSYRNHHGPTFESFGADTGHDIPFAVNYTEAIRPLLQDFGTAKDFHLVLFTLDETVFSRELAPLAGFYPSVYIGAPWWFLDAPDAMLRFRSAVTETAGFSRSSGFIDDTRAFCSIPARHDASRRIEASFLARLVAEHRVTEDRAHELILDVVDSSPRRVFKL is encoded by the coding sequence ATGTCACAGTCCATCGCAGCACACCCTGACAGGCTCCTGCCCGCAGATCCCGGGACGCGCGGCATCGCGCGGTCCTTGCTGGAGCGCGTCCAGGACCTGCCCATCATTTCCCCGCACGGCCACGTTGACGCCGCAGTCATCGAGCAGAACACCCCGTTCCCCGATCCCGCAGCGCTCCTGGTCAGCCCGGACCACTACGTCACCCGCCTGATCCACGCCAACGGAGTTCCGATGGATCAGTTGCTGGTCGGCGCCGCGTCCGCGCCGGAGTCCCGGGAGATCTGGCGACAGTTCGTTGAAGCCTGGCCCCTGTTCGAGGGCACGGCCTCCGGGTATTGGCTGCGCACCCAGTTCAACGATGTGTTCAAGCTCGGAGCCGACCTCAGTGAGCTGTCCGCAGATGCAAGTTACGACGCTATTGCTGCCAAGTTGATGGAACCGGACTTCCGCCCGCGGCAGCTCTTCAAGGACTTCAACATCGAGGTCCTCGCCACCACGGATGATCCGCTGGACACTCTGGCCAGCCACAAGGCACTCACCGAAGATCCGAGCTTCAACGGCCGCGTCGTACCCACGTTCCGCCCGGACGCCTACCTGAATGTGGCCCACCCCAGCTGGAGTGCCAACGTCGATCGGCTCATCCAGACCGCGGCTGACGGCGCCACTGGCTACGCCGGCTACATCGCGGCCCTGGAAAACCGGCGTCGTTATTTCGTGGAGCATGGCGCGGTATCGGCGGACCATGGCGTCCGCACCCCGGCAACCCTCAAGCTTGACCCCCGGGAAGCGGAGGCCCTCTTTGAGAAAGCGCGCGCCGGCAGTGCAACTGCGGAAGACCGCGACGCGTTCGAGGCCCACATGATGTACCAGATGGCCCGGATGTCCGTGGAAGACGGATTGGTCATGACCATCCACCCGGGCTCCTACCGGAACCACCACGGTCCCACGTTCGAGTCCTTTGGCGCGGATACCGGTCACGACATTCCTTTCGCCGTGAACTACACCGAGGCCATCCGTCCGTTGCTGCAGGACTTCGGCACGGCCAAGGATTTCCATCTGGTGCTCTTCACGCTGGACGAGACAGTGTTTTCCCGCGAACTCGCGCCGCTGGCCGGTTTCTACCCGTCCGTGTACATCGGCGCCCCGTGGTGGTTCCTGGATGCGCCCGACGCCATGTTGCGCTTCCGCTCCGCGGTGACAGAAACCGCCGGCTTCTCGCGGTCCTCCGGCTTCATCGATGACACCCGCGCCTTCTGCTCCATTCCCGCACGGCATGACGCCTCCCGCAGGATCGAAGCGTCCTTCCTCGCGCGCCTTGTAGCCGAGCACCGCGTCACGGAAGACCGCGCGCACGAGCTGATTCTCGACGTCGTCGATTCCTCGCCACGCAGGGTGTTCAAGCTGTGA
- a CDS encoding mannitol dehydrogenase family protein: MVHLGLGAFHRSHQAWYTQHAGDAGEWGIASFTGRRPDAADVLAAQDGLFTVVERSDAGDSFEVVGSIVEAVDGANVGRLVELVAAPQTAVVTLTITEAAYGPGADDAPLLSGQEPTTPLGRLVSGLAARKDADAGPLAVVSCDNLSDNGSVARDGVLGIARGFDGGLAAWIEANVSFVSTSVDRITPRTTADDVALVSEKCGYRDDAPVVTEPFRNWVLSGDFPAGRPRWEDAGAVFVDDIAPYENRKLWLLNGAHSILAYAGQLRGHSTVAEALADPVCLRAVEDFWDEASRHLTGDDLGIPDYREALLERFGNSRIAHHLAQIAVDASTKLRMRAVPVLRAERASGRTGEAAARMIAVWAAYVESNPGLQDPRASEVEQANQLSSLDRIAALMSLLDAGLAGEPPVVELVHRLGKAFVPQAQPVAISGNPT, encoded by the coding sequence ATGGTGCACCTGGGCCTGGGGGCCTTCCACCGTTCGCATCAGGCCTGGTACACGCAGCACGCCGGCGACGCGGGGGAGTGGGGCATCGCCTCCTTCACCGGACGCCGACCGGACGCCGCCGATGTCCTCGCCGCGCAGGACGGTCTGTTTACCGTGGTGGAGCGATCCGATGCCGGCGACTCCTTCGAGGTAGTGGGCAGCATCGTCGAAGCGGTGGATGGCGCCAATGTCGGCCGGCTGGTTGAACTGGTCGCCGCGCCGCAGACCGCCGTGGTCACCCTGACCATCACCGAAGCGGCGTACGGCCCCGGTGCCGACGACGCCCCGCTGCTGTCCGGTCAGGAACCCACGACGCCGTTGGGCCGATTGGTCTCGGGTCTCGCCGCGCGTAAGGATGCCGACGCCGGTCCGCTGGCGGTAGTGTCGTGCGACAACCTCTCGGACAACGGAAGCGTCGCCCGGGATGGCGTGCTGGGTATTGCCAGAGGGTTCGACGGCGGCCTGGCCGCCTGGATCGAGGCGAACGTGAGCTTCGTGAGCACGTCCGTTGACCGGATTACGCCCCGAACAACTGCGGATGACGTTGCCCTGGTGAGTGAAAAGTGCGGCTACCGGGACGACGCTCCCGTGGTCACCGAACCTTTCCGCAACTGGGTACTGAGCGGAGACTTCCCTGCAGGCCGTCCGCGGTGGGAGGACGCCGGGGCTGTCTTTGTGGACGACATTGCGCCCTATGAAAACCGCAAGCTCTGGCTTCTCAATGGTGCGCACTCCATCCTGGCCTACGCCGGGCAACTGCGTGGGCACTCCACGGTGGCCGAAGCCCTGGCCGATCCGGTATGCCTGCGAGCTGTTGAAGATTTCTGGGACGAAGCGTCCAGGCACCTTACCGGTGACGATCTGGGCATTCCCGACTACAGGGAGGCGCTCCTGGAGCGCTTTGGCAACTCCCGGATTGCACACCACTTGGCCCAGATCGCCGTGGACGCCAGCACCAAGCTGCGCATGCGGGCCGTCCCCGTACTCCGCGCCGAACGCGCATCAGGGCGAACCGGTGAAGCTGCAGCCAGGATGATCGCCGTCTGGGCTGCTTACGTGGAGTCGAACCCCGGCCTTCAGGACCCCCGCGCTTCGGAGGTGGAGCAGGCCAACCAGCTTTCCAGCCTTGACCGCATTGCTGCCCTGATGTCGCTGCTGGATGCCGGGCTTGCGGGGGAGCCCCCGGTAGTGGAGCTGGTCCATCGGCTCGGCAAAGCGTTTGTACCACAGGCGCAACCGGTTGCCATAAGCGGTAATCCAACCTAA